A region of the Synergistes jonesii genome:
TTGACGAATTGGCCGTTGTAAGGCTCGTCTATCAGCGAAAGCAGTTTTTTCGCCGACGCCGTCTCGGCGTAATGAAATGCCGGCAGATAGACGGCATCCCGCTCCATGCCGCTCTCGTCGGTGTATTTTTCTACCGTGATATGCCCCGCGATCCTCGCCTGCTCTATCCCCTCGCGCGCCATTTCGGCGCCGACGAGCAGAGTCTGAGCGGTATGGGTCGCGAGCATTTCGGCCGGCACGAAGACGTGTCCCTCCGCCGTGAGCTGGTTAAGCGCGTAGTGGACTCCGGCGCGGACGCGAAGCGGCGAGTCCTGCGCGATGCCTAATTTGCGCGCTATCTTGTCCGCTATCGTGAAGCCTATACCGGCGACGTCCTGCGCCATGCGGTAGGGATTTTCCTTCAGCGCCGCTATCGTGCCCTCTCCATACTGGCGGAATATGCGCATCGCGTAGCCCGCCCCTATGCCGTAGCCCTGCAGGAAGACCATCACTTCCCTTATCTCGCGTCGCTCGCGCCAGGACTGGGCGATCTCTTGGGCTTTTTTCGCGCTTATACCGCGGATATGCGTAAGGCGTTCAGGCTCCTCGTCGAGCACGGAAATGGTGTCCCCGCCGAACTCTTCGACGATTTTTTTCGCGGTCGACGGGCCTATGCCGCGTATCAGCCCCGAGGCGAGGAATTTTTCTATCCCCTCCGTCGTCGCCGGAATGGCCGGCTCGCATTTCGTCGCGTGCAGCTGCATGCCGTAGCGCGGATTTTTCTCCCAGCGTCCCGTGACCGAGAGCATCTCTCCCGGCGCCGGCTCGGCCATACAGCCGACAACGGTGATAAGGTCCGCGTGGTCGCGCACACTCAAGCGGAGAACGGTATAGCCGTTCTCCGCATTGTGGTATGTAAGGCGCTCCACCTGCCCATTCAACTCTATTTCGGGAAGGGGAGCTGATTTGACAGTGTTTTCTTTATCGGACAAGCTTTATCCTATTTTATGAATCTGATCCTGCCGTCGACCACCGTAAGGCCGTTTTCCACGTTCAGCAGGTCGTTCTCCGACACCGTGAACGGATCGTTCATGAACGCAGCCATGTCCGCGGCCTTGCCGGGTTCGAGCGTGCCGCGCCACGGCAGTTCCCCGCAGATGTTCGCTCCGCCGCTCGTGTAGAGCGAAAAGGCTTCCACCCTGTCGAGGCGCTGCGACGGCATCCAGCCGTGCTCCGGCTTGTCGTTCAGATCCTGGCGCAGTATCGCTGCGCGTATGCCGATGAACGGGTCGAGCGACTCCGAAGGAGCGTCCGAGCCTGCGCCGACCGGAATGCCCGCGTTGATCAGAGACTTCCACGCATAGCTCCAGCGTGCGCGCTCGGCGTCGAGGCGATGCATTACGATCGGCCAGTCGGAGGTGACGAACGCCGGCTGTATGTCGGCCATCACGCCGAGAGAAGCCATACGCGCGTAAAGGTCCGCGCCTCCGACCTGACAGTGGACTATCCTGTGCGCCATATCGGCGTTATCCGCGTCCTTCGCCGCTTCGACCGCGTTCAGACAGCGCTCTATCGCTCCGTCGCCGATCGCGTAAAACGCGACCTGCATGCCCGCCTCCTGCGCCCTTCTGACGAGTTTGTTCATCTCTCCCTGAGAGTGGGAGTAGACTCCGCGGTTTCCCGGGTCGTCGGAGTATTCTTCGCGAAGCGCCGCCGTGCGCGCGCCGAGCGTGCCGTCGACATGTATCTTTAACGGGCCGGAACGGAAGTAGCGCCCGCTTCTTTTATTGTTTCCGCTTTCGATGAAGGAGGCGAGCTCGTCGCCGTCGCGGAGGCACCACTGATGGGATATGCGCAGCGGAATCTTTTCCTCCGATTCGATGGACTCGTAGAGATCGAAAATTTCCTGAACGCTGCCGGCTATCTCGAGGTCGTCCGTCTGCACGGAGGTTATCCCGTGGCTGACGAGCTTGTCGGCCGCTATCGAATACCAGCGGCGCAGCGATTCTTTCGAATGGGGCGGGAGTTTCATCCTGACCCAGTTCACCGCGGTTTCGCTGATTATCCCGTTCGGTACGCCCTTCGCATCCGTCTCGATGACGCCTCCGGCGATACGGAAGCCCGGCACTATGTTCAGCGTTTCCAGCGCCCTGCTGTTCAGCGCCGCGATGTGGCCGCAGGAACGTTCAAAAAAGAGCGGCAGCTCCGTCGAGATTCCGTCAAGGTCGCCTCTGTCGGGGAAGCGGTTCTCGTCCATGTTGTTCTGATTCCAGCCGCGGGCGTAGAACCAGCCGTTCTGAGGCACTGGATTTTCGCTGAGGAATTTTTTAGCGGACGAGACGAGTTCGTCGATCGAACGCGCGCCGCTGAGGTCGAGCGTCTCGAGGCTGCGCCCCGCCGCGATCAGGTGGATATGCGTGTCGGTGAAGCCGGGCAGCACATAGCGCCCCTTCATGTCGAGCACTACGGTCTTCGTATCGCAGCGCGCAAGAATCTCTTTGTCGGTGCCGAGCGCCTCTACCACTCCACCGCGCGAGAAAACCGCCTGCGCGCGGCCGGGATAGGCCATCGGATAGATGACTCCGTTTATAAGCGCAAGTGAATCTCTTCTTCTGTTCTCTGCCATCTTTTACAATTCCGCTACAAGCTCCGCAAGCGTTCGCGCTCCATATCCAGATTCCCCTTTAACGTAGTAACTGTACGGCGATTTTACGAAATCGACGGCGGCCATGTCTATATGAGCCCATGGAATGCCCTTCTCGACGAACTCTTCGAGAAACATCGCCGCCGTTATCGCCCCGCCGTAACGTCCCGCGCCGTTGACGAGGTCGGCTACAGGCGATTTGAGCAGTTTGCGGAGGTTCGGGTCGTCCATCGGCAGCTTCCACATACGTTCCCCGCAGGCCTTAGCCGCGCCTAGGACCTTACCGCCGAATTCTTCGTCGTTGGTGAAAAGCCCCGCCGAGGTCGAGCCGAGCGCCACGGCGCAGGCCCCCGTCAGCGTCGCTATGTCGACTATCATGTCCGGCTTCAGCTCCGACGCATAGCTCAGCGCGTCGGCCAAGGTCATCCTTCCTTCGCAGTCCGTGTTGAAGACTTCTATCGTTTTGCCGTTGCGCGCGCGGACTATGTCGTCCGGCCTGTACGAAGAGCCGCCGGGCATATTCTCCGCCGCGGCAACGATGGCGCTGACCTTCCAAGGAAGAGCGAGCTTCACTATCGCGCGCATGGCGCCGAGCACGGCGCAGGCGCCGCTCTTGTCGCCCTTCATCGTCAGCATGTATTCCGCGGGCTTGATATCGAGCCCGCCGCTGTCGAAGGTGAGCCCCTTGCCTACGAGGACGATGTGCCCCTTGGCGCCGTCTTTCGGCGCGTATGTGAGACGGACGAAGCGCGGCGGATTCGCCGACCCCTTGCCTACCGCGTAATAAGCGCCCATCCTTTCCTCCTCTATTCTTTTTTCGTCCCATATCTCGCAGTCGATGCCGAGCTCCTCCGCGAGCGCCTTCGCCCTTTCGGCAAAGGCGACGGGGGTTATCACGTTGCCCGGCTCGTTCGCCAGGTCGCGAGCCCACATCTGAGCCTCGGCCATCGCCGCGCCGAGCGCCGCGCCCTTTTCGCTGCCGCCCGCTATCACGATATCTTCGACGGGAGCGAACTTGTCTTTTTCGTCCTTTTTGATGTACTTGTCGAAGCGGTAAGAGGCGAGAGAGGCTCCTTCGGCGACGGCGCGCGATCGGCTCTCGTCGGAGGCGTCCGCCATCGTTATCGACAGCGACGGCAGCCCTTTGCCGGCCGCGGCGCGCGCGATGCGGAAGGAAGCTTCGCGAAGGGCGTCGAGAGTGCTTTCTTCCTCGTTGCCAGTGCCGGCGAGCACGACGCAGCGGACGTTCTTCTCCGCCACAGGGATCACGAGGGTAGAGCCGGCTTCCGCTTTAAATTTTTCGTTTACCGCTACGCGGCGGCAGAAATCGCGCGTATCCCCGCGCAGCGGGTCGAGAGGGAGCGTCTCCGCTTCTCCCTGCTGAAGGATTATGCCTATCGCGGCGAGCGCCTCTGCGTCGAAATCTTCGTTTTGAATTCTTATCGTCATCCAATTTCCTCCAAATCCGTCAAGTCCATGATTCATCCGCTCAAACCAAATTCACATTTAATTATCTCACATTTCTGGCCTTTTTTGCACGTTATCCGAAGAATTTTTAAAATTTACGGCAATAAAATCCAGTCTTTTTACGCACTTTCGATTCGACGCGAACGAGCCTTGCAAACTTCTCTGGGAAAGCGCGCTTCGGCGCCCCTTTATAAAAAATTTGCAGCAGCCCGCAGGCTTTACCATAAAAAGTATATTTTTATGGTAATATTATTAAACAAACCAAAGCGTTATGGAGGCGAAGCGATGGATAAACTTCCCTTTGACCCGACCATCACCGACGTGCTCAAGGCCTATAAGTTTTTAAAAGAGCGCGTGAGGCACACGCCTGCCGAATATTCGCGACAGCTCAGCGAAAGGGCGGGCGCGCCGGTCTATTTGAAGCTTGAGAACCTTCAGATCTGCGGATCGTTCAAGGTGCGCGGGGCCCTTTACAAGATGAACACGTTGACGCCGTCCGAGCGCGCGCTCGGCGTCGTGACCTGTTCGAGCGGCAACCACGGACAGGGCGTCGCGATGGCTGCGAAGGAACTCGGCGTCAAGACGAAGATCTTCGTGCCGAAGGATTGTCCCGAAACAAAAAAGGCCGCGATAAAATGGCTCGGCGGAGAATTCGTCGAGCTGATAGTCACCGAGGGCGATTACGATTTCGCCGAGAAGGAGTCGCACGAATATTCGGCGAAGCAGGGCATGACGTACGTATCGTCGTTCGAAGATCCTACCGTCATCGCAGGCCAGGGCACGGCGGCGTTCGAAATGTTCACGGACGTCCCGGATATAGAGCTGCTTCTCGTTCCGGCCGGCGGCGGCGGGCTGCTGAACGGAACGGCGATAGCGGCGAAGGCCCTCAATCCGAACGTCGAAATCTGGGGCGTTCAAAGCGAAGCGTCGAACCCCTGGGTCGTCTCGTGGCGGGACGGAATAGTCAAGGAAGTGACCTACGCGGAATCGATCGCGGACGGGCTGTACGGCGGAATCCCGCAGAGCACGCTCACTCTCGCCAAGACGCGCGTGAAGGGGATACTCGAAGTGACGGAAAAAGATTTGGCGCGCGCGATAGCGTTCATGTTCCGCGAACAGCGCTACGTCATCGAGGGCGCCGGCATAGCCGGGATCGCGGCCGCGCTAGCCGGCAGGGCTCCGATAAACGGAAGGAAGACCGGCATAGTCGTCTCCGGAGGCAATATCGACGACGCCAAGCTGTCGAAGATTCTCGCCGAATACAAATAGGGAAACGTTCTGCGGAAAAATTTTTGCGGGGCGCGCCGATGAAGCGCGTCCCGCAGCTTTTATCCGCTATCTGTCGGCCTTTTCGATCCCCATCGCGGGAAGCGGAGGGACCTTCAGCTCCGGAGCCGGGCCGAGGACTTCCTTGGTCGCGTCGAGCTCCATATCGAAGAGCGCCTGCGTCACTCGCATCTGAGTAAGGTCGTCGGTCTCGTAGCTTATCGAGCAGCGCCTGTAGCCGAACTTCTCGGCGAAAAACGAAATGTTCGACTTTTCAAGCCCGCAGTGTCTCTGAAACGCGCGGTGAAGCGACTGGATGAAATCCGCTTCGTTGAAGAAGGGATCCTCGTCGATCAGCATAAGCACCTTGCATTCGTCGACGAGCACGTCTCCGTCCCAGATGTCGCAAAGCGTCAGGCCGGCCATCAGCCCGGGGAATTTACGAAGCAGAGGGAGCACCGAATGCTCTAACTGTTCCGAATAGGCGAAGACCATCGTAAAGCCCAGCTCCGTCGTCTCGTTGCGCTGGGGGTCGATCATGTTCTGCCTCGCCATCGTCCCGATGTTGCCGCTCTTGAAGCTGCGAAGATATAAAAATTCGCTCTTCATCTCGAACGCGAGCCCGGCGACCCCCCCGAGCAGCGGATTGTAGAGCCCGTTGACGGAGACCGGCGAAAAATCTCTGCCGTAAGGAACCCACGGCGCTATGTCAAGGTCGATGTTTTGATCCCAGTAAGGAAGTATCGAAGAAATCATCCCTGCCGCAGCCTCCTTTTCGTTTTGTGAAATTATAGCATCACAGCGCGGCCAGGTAAACAGCAAGCGGCGCCGCGTCAGCGCCCCCTGCCGCAGTGCCACTTTTCGAAGAGCTCTTCCACCGTCATCTCTTCGCGAATGCCGTAACGCGTCAGAGAAAAATCATATTTCACCGGATCCTCCGCGCAGAGCTCCCTGAAATTTTCCGTTATCTCGGCGGCCGCCCTGCCGTTCGCGCTCTTCAGCGAGCAGAGGCCGAGCGTCGACGCTATGTTGAAGAGGTGCGTATCGAGCGGGACGATCAGGTCGGCGGGAGAGATTTCCCGCCAGCCGCCCGGGTCGACGTCGTCGTGCCGCACCATCCAGCGCAGATAGAGCGCCATGCGCTTACAGGCGCTGCCCTTCGACGGACGAGGCAGGAGGAAGGAATTCTCGCAGCCGGCGTAGGCGTTCATCGCGCCGGCGAAATTTTCCATCGCACCGTAAATATCGCCGCGCCACCCCGAGAGAAACAGTTTTTCCAGGGAGCCGTATTCGCGCAGTGCGCCGCCTATCGCGCCCAGAAAGCCGCAGATGGAAGCGCAGTCGGTGAACCTGTGCACGAAGCCTGCGAGTTTCTCTTCGTATTCGCCGCGCCCGCTCCGCTTCAGATATTCGGCGGGATGCTCTCCTAAAGCCTCAAGGACGCGCCGCACGCTCCTCAATATCTGCGCCACCCTGCCGTAGGCGAGGGCCGAGGCGATCAGCCCGACGACTTCGCGGTCCGCCGCGCTTTCGTAGCCGTACAGGAATTGCAGCGGGTCCGGCGAAACATAGATACGCCTGTTGTAATCCCCGTAAATTTTTTCAAATATCGGCCTGCTCGCCGCCCTCGCCTCGGCGCTCTCCAGAGGCCTCATGACTATTTGAGCGCGTTGAAGCCGAAAGTAGGCGCCGTCTTTGGCGACTTGCCCTTCTTGATGCTGTGGTATTCGCCGTAGGTCAGAAGAGGCGCTTCTTTGAAGAATACCGACTCGCGCACCTCGCCGACGAAAAGGATGTGGCTCGGCATGTCGACCGTGCGCACGACTTTCGCGTCGAACGCCGCGGCGCACCAGTCTTCGACGAGCGGTGTGCCTCCCTCGGACATCCTGTATTTGACGTTCGCGAATTTGTCTATGTCGCGCCCCGATTTGAAGCCGAACTGGCCGATGAAAGTCATCGGCACGTCGCGCTCAAGCACGGAAACGGAAAAGACCCCGCTCTTCGAGATCAGCTCCGTCGTAAGGTTAGCCTTGTTGAGGCAGGTAGCTACGCACAGAGGCTCCGAGGTTATCTGCATCACAGTGTTTGCGATCTGCCCGTTCAGCCTGCCGTCAAGGTTAGTGCTGACTACATACATGCCGTAGGTCAGCGAAAACATTGCCTTCATATCGATGTTCGCCATATCGCCCACTCCTTTGTCATGTTATAGAGATATTTTATTTAAAGTCGCTATAAGCATCATAACCAAATCGGCGCGGTTGTCAAGCGGAAGTTATTGCAATATTGCAGGGCGCAGAAGGCCGGGAAATTACACTGGGGCCGCCGCGGCGGCCCCAGTGCGTTTAGGGCTTCTCAGCAGAAAAGCCAGGCGAAGGGCGCGAGCAGGAAGACGCTGAGCACGGCCCTTATGACATAGATTCCCGTCAGCTTCCAGAAGGAAAGGGGAATCGAAGACTGAAGGATAAGCACTCCGACTTCGGTCATGTAGATGAGGCCGGTGCCGGAGATGCAGGCGCACATGAATTTCGCGGCCACCGCCGTGCGCCCCGAGCCGACGACCGCCGCGAGGAACTGGTCGGCGTACGCGAGGATGAAGGCCGGAGCGACTTCCTTCGCCTCGGGTATCTTCATGAGCTGCAGGCACCAGGCGAACGGCGCCGAGAGTATCTGGAAGACTGGCGTGTTGTTGGCGATGATCAAAACGATAGTCCCCCAAGATACTACGAGCGGCATCGTGCTGACGACGAGCGAGACGAAGGTCTTGACTCCGGAATCGATCGTCATGGAGGCCGTCTGCTTCGCCGAGCGCTCGACCGCTAGCCTTAGGGCCCAGTCGCCGAGCGAATAGCCTTCGGGGATGTCGTCGCCGACGCGGCGCTTGCCGGCCTTGCCGGAGAAGGTGTCGGGCATAGACGAAAGCGGCCAGATGCGCGGCATGATTAGCGCAAGAATAAATGTCACCGCGTAAATTGCGGCCATGATCTGGAAGTACATGTTCGGCAGGCCGACGAAATCGGCCATTACGTAGATGTAGGCGATGCTGATTACCGAGAATGCCGTCGTGATTATCGAGGCTTCCCTGTCCGAGTAATAGCCCTCGTCGTGCACCTTAGTCGTTATGACGACCGCGACGGAGCAGCTTCCGACCCACGACGCGAGGCAGTCGACCGCGGCGCGCCCGGGGAGCCTGAAGAGCGGCTTCATGATCGGACGCGCGTAGGTGCCGACGTATTCCATGAGCCCGTAGTCTGTGAGCAGAGGCACGACCCCGGCCAGGACGATGAATATGACGAGCAGCGCCGGCGCCAGCAGGATGCCGGGCGTCCCGCCGTTGTCCATGTTCCATATGACTTCAGGGCCGATCTTGAAGTATATCAGGATGTAAAGCGCCGCGCCGAGCAGGCGGGAAATAAGCCAGAATGGTTTGACTATCAGCAGTCCCCCCCAGAACGGATCCTTAACTATTTTTTCCGGCTTCGCGACCGTCGCCCAGAGCGAAACGAGCGCGGATATCACGACGAGGACCATCGCGATGCCCGGCAGGACCGGCTTCAATACCGCCTTGCCCCAGTCGATGACGATGCCCAAGATCGTGTTGAGGCTGCCCTTCATCGGTATGGGCAGCAGGAACACGAGCGCGCCGATGAGGGATGGGATCAAAAAGTGCATGACCTGCGCCGATGTGTAACTCTCTTTTTTTGCCATTTCAGCAGATTCCTTTCGTATTGGATTTTGTTTATAATTGACGCGGCCGGAGATTTTTTCCTCCTTTCACTTCCGCCGCATTTTATAAATCGAATATTTTTCCCGGGTTCATGATGTTGTTCGGATCCAGCGCCTTCTTTATCTTCTTCATAAGTTCAAGATTTTCGCGGGGGCAGAGCTCTGCGAAATATTTTTTGCGCTTGCTGCCTATCCCGTGCTCGCCGCTTATCACGCCGCCGAGCTCGGCCGTCATCCGGAAGAGCTCCCACTCTATCTCCGTCTCAACGCTCTGCCAGCGCTCCATCATCATATCGGTCGGCTTCAGAAAGGTCGGATGTAGGTTGCCGTCTCCGGCGTGACCGAAGTTAGCCGCGCGGACGCCGAAGCGGCGCTCCATTTCTTTGAGGCCGCGCGCTATGTCGGGGATCTTGGATATCGGCACGACTATGTCCTCGTCTGTCTGCACGGGGTCCGTCACGCGCAGGGCCTCGTCGATGTTCCTGCGGACGGCCCATATCCTTTCGCGCGTGAAGCGCGTGTCCGCGACGTATATCTCCGACGCGCCGCCTGCCTTCAGCAGTTCGCCGGCGCGTTCGATATCGTTGTCGAGCGCGTCCTGGTCGCTCCCGTCCACTTCGACGAGCAGCACCGCGCCGACGCCTTCCGTAGGCAGCTCCTCGTTCAGAAATTCGCAGGCTTTGACGTAGCAGTACGCATCTATGTACTCTATCGACGACGGGATGAGCCCTCCGCGCGCCATCATACGCGGCACGGCCGCGATCGCGCCCGCCGTGTCGGCAAAGAGCGCGAGCAGCGCCGCGCGGTTTCTCATCAGAGGCTGAAGGCGCAGGATTATCTTCGTGACGTAGCCGAGCGTGCCCTCGGAGCCGACGAAGAGCTCCTTCAGCGAGTAGCCGGAG
Encoded here:
- a CDS encoding amidohydrolase, which codes for MAENRRRDSLALINGVIYPMAYPGRAQAVFSRGGVVEALGTDKEILARCDTKTVVLDMKGRYVLPGFTDTHIHLIAAGRSLETLDLSGARSIDELVSSAKKFLSENPVPQNGWFYARGWNQNNMDENRFPDRGDLDGISTELPLFFERSCGHIAALNSRALETLNIVPGFRIAGGVIETDAKGVPNGIISETAVNWVRMKLPPHSKESLRRWYSIAADKLVSHGITSVQTDDLEIAGSVQEIFDLYESIESEEKIPLRISHQWCLRDGDELASFIESGNNKRSGRYFRSGPLKIHVDGTLGARTAALREEYSDDPGNRGVYSHSQGEMNKLVRRAQEAGMQVAFYAIGDGAIERCLNAVEAAKDADNADMAHRIVHCQVGGADLYARMASLGVMADIQPAFVTSDWPIVMHRLDAERARWSYAWKSLINAGIPVGAGSDAPSESLDPFIGIRAAILRQDLNDKPEHGWMPSQRLDRVEAFSLYTSGGANICGELPWRGTLEPGKAADMAAFMNDPFTVSENDLLNVENGLTVVDGRIRFIK
- a CDS encoding leucyl aminopeptidase; amino-acid sequence: MTIRIQNEDFDAEALAAIGIILQQGEAETLPLDPLRGDTRDFCRRVAVNEKFKAEAGSTLVIPVAEKNVRCVVLAGTGNEEESTLDALREASFRIARAAAGKGLPSLSITMADASDESRSRAVAEGASLASYRFDKYIKKDEKDKFAPVEDIVIAGGSEKGAALGAAMAEAQMWARDLANEPGNVITPVAFAERAKALAEELGIDCEIWDEKRIEEERMGAYYAVGKGSANPPRFVRLTYAPKDGAKGHIVLVGKGLTFDSGGLDIKPAEYMLTMKGDKSGACAVLGAMRAIVKLALPWKVSAIVAAAENMPGGSSYRPDDIVRARNGKTIEVFNTDCEGRMTLADALSYASELKPDMIVDIATLTGACAVALGSTSAGLFTNDEEFGGKVLGAAKACGERMWKLPMDDPNLRKLLKSPVADLVNGAGRYGGAITAAMFLEEFVEKGIPWAHIDMAAVDFVKSPYSYYVKGESGYGARTLAELVAEL
- a CDS encoding threonine ammonia-lyase; protein product: MDKLPFDPTITDVLKAYKFLKERVRHTPAEYSRQLSERAGAPVYLKLENLQICGSFKVRGALYKMNTLTPSERALGVVTCSSGNHGQGVAMAAKELGVKTKIFVPKDCPETKKAAIKWLGGEFVELIVTEGDYDFAEKESHEYSAKQGMTYVSSFEDPTVIAGQGTAAFEMFTDVPDIELLLVPAGGGGLLNGTAIAAKALNPNVEIWGVQSEASNPWVVSWRDGIVKEVTYAESIADGLYGGIPQSTLTLAKTRVKGILEVTEKDLARAIAFMFREQRYVIEGAGIAGIAAALAGRAPINGRKTGIVVSGGNIDDAKLSKILAEYK
- a CDS encoding TIGR02757 family protein, coding for MRPLESAEARAASRPIFEKIYGDYNRRIYVSPDPLQFLYGYESAADREVVGLIASALAYGRVAQILRSVRRVLEALGEHPAEYLKRSGRGEYEEKLAGFVHRFTDCASICGFLGAIGGALREYGSLEKLFLSGWRGDIYGAMENFAGAMNAYAGCENSFLLPRPSKGSACKRMALYLRWMVRHDDVDPGGWREISPADLIVPLDTHLFNIASTLGLCSLKSANGRAAAEITENFRELCAEDPVKYDFSLTRYGIREEMTVEELFEKWHCGRGR
- a CDS encoding flavin reductase family protein is translated as MANIDMKAMFSLTYGMYVVSTNLDGRLNGQIANTVMQITSEPLCVATCLNKANLTTELISKSGVFSVSVLERDVPMTFIGQFGFKSGRDIDKFANVKYRMSEGGTPLVEDWCAAAFDAKVVRTVDMPSHILFVGEVRESVFFKEAPLLTYGEYHSIKKGKSPKTAPTFGFNALK
- a CDS encoding YjiH family protein, whose product is MAKKESYTSAQVMHFLIPSLIGALVFLLPIPMKGSLNTILGIVIDWGKAVLKPVLPGIAMVLVVISALVSLWATVAKPEKIVKDPFWGGLLIVKPFWLISRLLGAALYILIYFKIGPEVIWNMDNGGTPGILLAPALLVIFIVLAGVVPLLTDYGLMEYVGTYARPIMKPLFRLPGRAAVDCLASWVGSCSVAVVITTKVHDEGYYSDREASIITTAFSVISIAYIYVMADFVGLPNMYFQIMAAIYAVTFILALIMPRIWPLSSMPDTFSGKAGKRRVGDDIPEGYSLGDWALRLAVERSAKQTASMTIDSGVKTFVSLVVSTMPLVVSWGTIVLIIANNTPVFQILSAPFAWCLQLMKIPEAKEVAPAFILAYADQFLAAVVGSGRTAVAAKFMCACISGTGLIYMTEVGVLILQSSIPLSFWKLTGIYVIRAVLSVFLLAPFAWLFC
- a CDS encoding FAD-binding oxidoreductase, whose product is MLNYEKKGGFFMGYGAVTEKIILELAEIAGASHVWTTEEKREACSRDETTTLRPEERFMPDVVVAPSSAREVSEILQTANKYKIPVTPRGGGTGLSGGALALRGGIVISDERLNRIIEIDEENMAVVTEPGVITSEINAAAAEKGLAYTGYPMSVLSCHIGGNVAENAGGGNAVKYGVTMRYVLGLEVVLPTGEILTLGGKLMKDVSGYSLKELFVGSEGTLGYVTKIILRLQPLMRNRAALLALFADTAGAIAAVPRMMARGGLIPSSIEYIDAYCYVKACEFLNEELPTEGVGAVLLVEVDGSDQDALDNDIERAGELLKAGGASEIYVADTRFTRERIWAVRRNIDEALRVTDPVQTDEDIVVPISKIPDIARGLKEMERRFGVRAANFGHAGDGNLHPTFLKPTDMMMERWQSVETEIEWELFRMTAELGGVISGEHGIGSKRKKYFAELCPRENLELMKKIKKALDPNNIMNPGKIFDL